Within Solirubrobacterales bacterium, the genomic segment GGGAGGTCAGAGCCGAACTGGTTGGCGCCATCATGGACTCCCTGCCGATCGATGAGGTCGACGGACGGCAGCAGATCGCCGACTCACTCGACAGCCTGACCAGGGGAGCCGGTGGTCTCGGGCTGTTCTCGATCCTGGTCCTGATCTACTCCGGAAGCGGTGCGGTCGGAGCGGTCCGTCAGGCGGTCGAGAGCGCTCAGGGTGACGCGGTCCCCGGACGCAGTTTCCCGAGGAGCAAGGTTTTTGACGTCGCGATCACCAGCGTCACTCTCCCGGTGCTTCTCCTCATCGTCGCGATCGCCCTCTCCCGGGATCTTTCCGCGCTGGTCGAGAGTGAGGCGGTCCTTGACTTTCTCGCCCGTTTCCCCGGGGGCGGGCTCGCCTACTCCGTGATCGGGCTGCTGTTGCTCGCATGGCTCTACTGGGTGCTGAATCCCGGGCCACGGACCGCCACCAGCTCCATGGTCGGAGCCCTCACCGCAGCGACTCTCTGCTCCCTGGTCTGGGTCGCTCTGAAGTTCTGGTTCGGTGTGACCGGGGGCGGGGCGGCCGTCTTTGGAGCACTGGCAGCCTTTCTCGGCCTGCTTCTGTTCCTGAACCTCGCCTGTCTGGCGGTCGTTTTCGGCGCCCATATCGCTGCATCGTTCCGATCCCATCGGGACGGACGGGAGGTCAGTCCCGATCCGGTCGACCGGATCAACTAGATTGGCTCCATGCCCTGTCTCGTCGCGCTTTTCGCTCTGGTCTCACCCCGTCTGGCCCTGTTCTTCATCCTGGTCTTCAGCAACTGGGTGGGTCGCGCCTTCGACGGAGGCTGGGTGCTTCCGATCCTCGGGTTCTTCCTGCTCCCCTGGACCACGCTCGCCTTTGTCGTCATGTACGAGGTGGCGCCGCCCGGAGTCCACGGTTTCGAGTGGTTCATCGTCGGGCTGGCCTTCCTGCTTGATCTCGGCAGCTACGCCGGATCGCGCCAGCTCCGACGCGACTGACCTTCAGTCTGGTTCTAGTGCACGAAGACCTTCAGGGCCACGATCGCCAGTCCGATCGTGGCGTTGATCGATCCGGTCAGCAGCACCTTCGAGAAGCTCAGGTCCTCGCGTCGGCCGACCACCAGACCGGCGAAGAAGAGCACCAGCACCCCTGCACCGACAGCCACGTAGCTGGCCGCCTGATCTGAAACCAGCCCAAGCGGGGCGAGCAGCAGCGCGGCCGCCGGAACCAGCGATCCCTGAACCATCGGCCAGTCCCTTCGCATCGCCTCCTTGAGCAGCTTCGTCGACCCGGGAGCGTACACCTGGTCCGAGGTGACGTAATGCGAATAGACGTGGGCGAGCCAGAAAACGACCGCGGTCGCTGCCGACCAGATCGCGATCAGGACGGGGTTCAGGTCCGCATCGACCGAGAGACCCGCGATCACCGCCATCGAGAGAATCGTTCCGTAGATCGCCCCGGCGTAGTTGACTTTGAATGGCTGCCGCATGGAGCTCACCCTATTGCGACCGACCGACGTCCGCTCGGAACACCGGACCCGCCCCCGCCATATGTCGGGAAACAGCTCGTTCATGAGCGGTGCCCTCCTGTAATGTGAGCGCATGACGAGTGCGCCGAGCGCTGCTGTCGCACCACTGCCACCCGGACCCCGGGGAATCGAGCAGCAGCGTTTCCTGATCGCTTCGACCCGCGACTTCAAACAGCCGTTGATGGACATGGCCCTGCGCTACGGACCGGTTTCAGGCATTCGCACCCGGGGCCGCCACATGGTTGTGGTCAGCGGACACGAGGCCGCGGAACATGTGCTGATCGCGAATCAGGACAACTACACCAAGGGCATCGAGTACGAGTTGCTGCGAATCATTCTCGGTGAGGGACTGCTGACCAGTGAAGGTGAGACCTGGCGCCGGCAGCGTCGACTGGTTCAGCCCCTGTTCGCCAAGCGGCGGATGGGGGACTTCATCGGACACATGACCGCTGCGACCGGAAAGGAACTCGACGGTGAACGTTTCCGATCGCTCCTTCCGGGGCAGGTCGTGGACGTCAGCGAATCGATGATGGCTCTAACGCTGGATGTGGTCGGCCGGGCGCTCTTCGGGGCCGATCTGACCGGAAGGACCGCCGGAAGGGTTGGCCGGGCTCTCACCGACGTGCTGTCGCTCGGGACGAAGATGACCAGGCGGCTCCCGACCTACCTGCTCACCCTGCTGCCGGGAATGGATCTCGAACGGGCGATGGCCCTGAACCCCGAAGGACGACGCTTCCATCGTTCCCTGACCGCGCTCCGGGAGGTGATCGGTGATCTCCTGGATGAACGCCGCGCGCTTCCGGAACCGGGAGCCGACCTGCTCGGGATGATGCTGTCCATGGTCGACGAGGAGACCGGGGAGCCGATGACCGATGACCAGATCAGTGATGAGCTGATGACGTTCGTGCTTGCCGGGCATGAAACCACCTCGAACACCCTCGCCTGGATGTGGCGTCGCCTCTCCCTGAACCCGGCAGCACGCGATCGGCTTTTCGAGGAGATCGACTCGGTCGTCGGCGACCGGGTCCCGTCGCTTGAGGATCTCGAGAACCTGTCGTGGACCCGAGCCACGATCGAGGAAACGATGAGGATCGACGCACCGGTCTGGACGGTCGGGCGAAAGGCGACTGCCGACGACGAGATCGGTGGCTTTCACGTCCCGGCCGGCTCCAGCGTCATGGTTCTGATCAGCATGATCCACCGGGATCCAGCGATCTGGCCGAACCCGGAAGGTTTCGATCCGGAGCGGTTCATGCCGGAGAACCGGAAGAGCCGCCCCCGACACGCTTTCATGCCGTTCGGAGCCGGTCGCCGGATCTGTGTCGGGTCCACCTTCGCCCTGACCGAAGCCACTCTGATCACGGCGATGGTGGCACAGCGGATGCGATTCGACCTGCCGGTCTGCGCCCGGGTTGAGGCCGAAGCGGCGATCACCATGCGCCCTCGCCACGGACTCCCGATGAAGGTGATGCCCCGGGACGTGCCGGAACGACCCGGGGACGGGCTCACGGAACCCGCTCTGAGGGCGACGATTCCCGGCTGAAGCTATCCGGCCGGCTGGTCAGCCGCCTCGGTGAGGGCGGGCTCCTTCGGATCCCGGTTGGCGACGAGGTGTCCTTCGAGCGAGACCGACGGCAGGATCCGGTCGAGCCAGGCCGGGAACCACCAGGCACGGTCACCCAGCAGGGTGACCACCGCGGGCGCGATCACCAGGCGGACGAACAGGACGTCGATCATGATCGCCAGGCCGAGACCGAGACCCATCATCTTGCCGACCACATCCGACTGGGTGACAAAGGCAAGGAATACGGAGGCCATGATCAGCCCCGCGAAAAGCACCACCTTGCCGATCCGGGCGAGGCCGTGAATCACACTGTCCCGGGGGCTGTCTCCCTCGCTGTAGGCCTCGTGGATCCGTGAAAGCAGGAAGACGTTGTAGTCCATGCTGAGCCCGAAGAGGATCGCGAAGAGCATCACCGGGATGAAGGAGACGATCGGGACCCCGGAATCCGACCCGATCAGGCTTGCCCCGATGCCCTCCTGGAACACCGCCACCACGACCCCGTAGGCGGCACCTACCGAGAGCAGGTTGAACAGGGCCGAAACCAGCGGAATCCAGATCGAACGGAACGCAGCCATCAGGAGCAGCACCGAGAGGCCGATCACGAACGCGATGAATACGGGCAGGCGGTCGGCCACCTTGCCGGAGAAGTCTTCAAAACTGGCTGTATTCCCGCCGATGTAGGCCTGCAGGGGCGTGCCGGCTGTGGCTTTCGGGATCACCTCGCTGCGGAGCCGGTCGAGCAGGTCGGAGGTCGCAGCATCCTGCGGCGAGGTTTTCGGAATCAGGACGATCGCCGCCAGCTGGCCATCCTTGCTGAACTCCGCGGGCATCACGGCCGCCACATTCCCGGTCTGGACGAGGTCGTCCCGAAGCGCGGCCACCTGTTTTGCGGTGCGGGAGGAGTCATCGGGGGTCTTGACGGCGATCAGGAAGGGGCCGTTGGACCCGGGGCCGAACCCCTCGCTCACATGGTCGTAGGCGATCCTCTGGGTCCGCGATGGCGGCTGGTTGCCGTCGTCCGGCTGACCGAGGCGCAGGTCGAGGACCGGGTAGGCAAAGATCAGCAGTACGAGGACGCCCCCGGTGATCGAGAGCCAGGGTCGTGCGGTGATCAGGCGTCCCCACGACTCGAACCCGGAGGACGGTTTCACGTGGGCCGCCTTCTTCGGCTTGAGTCGCTTGGCGAACGCACCCATCATGATCGGCAGGAAGGTGAGCGCCGAGACGACCACGGCGGCAACCCCGATCGCCGCACCGACCCCCATCTTGCCGATCAGCGGCACGCCGACGACCAGCAGCCCGGCGATTGCCACCATCACGATCAACCCGGCCGCAAGCACCGCTGAACCCGCCGTGGCGAGGGACTTCGCGGCGGCGTCACGGACCGAATCTCCGGAGGCAGACTGCTCCCGAAAGCGTCCGATGATCAGCAGCGCGTAGTCGATTCCGGCGCCCAGGCCGAGCATCACGGCAATCGTCCGGGCAAACTCGGGGAGCCCCAAAGGAGCGGCGAGGATGGTCAGCAGCATCTGACCCGCCATCACCCCGATCAGGGCGCCGAACAGGGTTGCGGCCATCGCGGCGGCCGAGCGGAAAAGCAGGCTCAGCAGGATGATCGCAACGGCGACCCCGATCAGCTCGCCGACCGGCGCCTCCTGCTGGGTGCCGGCATCGACAACCACACCCCGCATCGAGACCTCGATCCCGTCCCCGGCGGCGACGTTGGCTGCGGTGCGGAGCTGCTCGTAAGTGGTCTTGTCAACCTCGCCGAACTCCATGTCCCAACGCACATCGGTCGAGGTGACCTTGCCGTCCGGCGAGACCAGCGCCGGTTTCGTAGCAAACGGGTCGCTGACCGACATCACGTTCGGCTGCCGCTTGATCTCGCGGAGCGCCCGCTTGATGCGGGCAGCCCGGTCGGTACGATTCAGGCCCCCGTCGGGGGAGTAGAAGACGACGGTCGAGTCAACCCCGGCGAGGCCCGGCATGTGGGCCGTGAAGAGGTCGTAGGCCCGTTGCGACTCGGTGCCGGGGATGTCGAAATCATCGGGCGGCGGTGAACCGGCCGCTCCCGCAAGGGCGCCGATCACGACCACGCTCAGCAGGGCTGCCGCCAGCGAACGCTTCCAGTGGTGGGCGAGGACACGGGCCAGGGAGGCGAGGCGGTCGGACATCGTCAGTTACTCGGTTCCTTGATGAGGGGTGATCGGGACAGGGGCGACCGGTGAGCGGGTCCCGGGACTCTAGCCGACCGGGAGGGTGCCGCAGCGGTGTGACCGCGGAACTCAGCCCCTGAACGCGAAACCCCCGGCCGGGGGCCGGGGGTTTCGGGGAGGAAGCGACCTTTCGGCCGCATTCGGAGCCGGAGGGACGACTCCGGGGGGCGGAATCAGTAGCCGCCGGGGTGGCGGGCGGTGAACCGGCCGGGGGTGGAGCGAAGACTGGTGCTCCAGCCGGGACCGTTACCGGGGGTCATGGAGGTGTCGAAGCGAAGGCCGGCAACCACCAGGTAGGCATGGCCCGGGTTTGAGTAGACCGTGATCCACTTGCCCTTGCCGCCCCGCTGCCAGCTCATCAACCCCGGGGAGGCGAGAGGGCTGGAGAGGAACCGGCCTCCGCGAAGGGCGTAGCTGACCGCTCCGGAGCAGTCGTAACCGGACGAGTTGAAGCTGGCGTGACCGCCACCCCAGACGTACGGCTTGTTGCGGATCTTGTTCGCCCAGGCGATCACCTGCTTCACCCGGCGCGGCGCATGGGTCGGGGCGACTGCCCGCCCCCGGATCAGCCTGGCCTTCTTGACCGGCTTGCACTTGACGCTGGAGGCAGCGAGGCCACCGCCCGATCCGTTCGAGCAGGAGGCAGCGAGGCTGGTTCCCGGCAGGATCATGGCGAGGAGGCCGAGTGCGACGGCAGTGGCCGTTGCCGCAAACCGTCGCGAGGAAAAGAGTCGAGGGGTATGGGTGTTCATGGTCCGATCTCCTTGGTCGGGCCTACGGGGTTAGCTGACGGGCTGGCGCTAAAGGAGTTGCGCCTCTTCCGGAATCCGGAAGACTCGCCCCGACTGATTGGTTCCCCCGTTCACCGGGGAGAGGCCCCGGCGATTCGGCTATCGGTCAGTTGGTACGGGGTACTGTAAAGCATTTGCTCACACTTTGCACACAGGATCGGTGCAGAAACATGAAACCGCCCGCACCTCCGGTGGGGAGGGCGGGCGGTGATCAGGGCCGGAGAGGTCCGGACTACTCGACGATCCGGATCATCTTCTTGTTGACGAACTCGTCCATGCCGTAGGGGCCGAGCTCGCGCCCGAACCCGGAGCGCTTTACGCCTCCGAAGGGAAGTTCAGCCCCGTCCAGGCCGACCCCGTTGACGAACACCATTCCGGTGTCGAGCCTGTCTGCGACCCGCTCGGCCTGGGCGACATCGGGGGTGAACACGTACGAACCGAGGCCGAAGGCGGTGTCGTTGGCCAGCTTGATCGCTTCCTCCTCGTCGGCCACCCGGTAGACGGTGGCGATCGGTCCGAAGAACTCCTCCCGGTAGGCGTCGTTGTCCGGGGTGACGTCAACCAGCACGGTGCTCTCCCAGTAGTTGCCGTTGTTACCGCCGCCGGCCACCACCTTGGCACCCTGTGACACCGCCCGATCGAGCTGATCCTTCAGTCTTTCGGAGGCGGACTCGGAACAGAGCGGGCCGAGCTCGGTCTCCTCGTCGGCCGGGTCGCCGTAGGTTGCGCCCTGCATCTCGGCGGTGAACCCCTCGAGGAACCGGTCGTAGAGCTCGTCGGTGACGATGAAACGCTTGGCCGCGTTGCAGGCCTGGCCCGAGTTGTCGAGCCGGGCTCCGACCGCAGCCTCGACGGTTGCGTCCATGTCATCCGACCCGAGCAGGATGAAGGGGTCGGAACCGCCCAGTTCGAGCACGACCTTCTTGAGGTTGCGCCCGGCCTGCTCGGCCACCGCGGCACCGGCTCGTTCCGATCCGGTCAACGAGACCGCCCGGACCCGCGGGTCCGCAATGAAGACGCTGACTTGGTCATTGGTGGCCCGAACGGTCTGGTAGGCACCGTCGATCACGCCGGCATCGTCGAACATCTGCTGGGTCGCCTCGGCCGACTCGGGGCACTGGGGGGCAGGCTTGAGCATGATCGTGTTCCCGAGGATCAGGTTCGGACCGGCAAAGCGGGCCACCTGGTAGTAGGGGAAGTTCCAAGGCATGATCCCGAGCAGCGGCCCGATCGGACCCCGTCTGATCAGGGCCCGGCCCTCGCCGTCCAGCAGTTCGATCGGCTCGTCCTTCAGGAACTCGGGAGCGTTGTCACAGAAGTACTCGTAGATCGCAGCGCAGAAATCGATCTCGCCCAGAGACTGCTCCATCGGCTTGCCCATCTCGCGTCCGATGATGCGGGCCAGCTCCTCACGACGTTCAGTGTGAAGCTCGGCGACCCGGCGAACCGCCGCGATCCGGTCATCGAGAGTGGTTCCGCGTGACCACTGGCCGAAGGCCTGTTCGGAGCGGGCCATTGCCGCTTCGACCTCGGCGTCGGTCATGGTCGAATACTCCTTGACCTGCTCCCCGGTTGCCGGGTTCACAACCGCGTACATGCTCATAGATCTCCACTCCTCGATTCGGGTTTACCCGACTCCGTCACCGCCGGGCGGGCTTGCGCCCAGTCTACCCGTGGCCCGCCAATTCTCAACCGGCTTCGGGACGGGTCCGCCAGTAGCGGTCAAAGCCGGCCCACATGCCCTCGAACGGGCC encodes:
- a CDS encoding YihY/virulence factor BrkB family protein, with the translated sequence MAAPALLLIAVWILGEIFGTREVRAELVGAIMDSLPIDEVDGRQQIADSLDSLTRGAGGLGLFSILVLIYSGSGAVGAVRQAVESAQGDAVPGRSFPRSKVFDVAITSVTLPVLLLIVAIALSRDLSALVESEAVLDFLARFPGGGLAYSVIGLLLLAWLYWVLNPGPRTATSSMVGALTAATLCSLVWVALKFWFGVTGGGAAVFGALAAFLGLLLFLNLACLAVVFGAHIAASFRSHRDGREVSPDPVDRIN
- a CDS encoding cytochrome P450 — protein: MTSAPSAAVAPLPPGPRGIEQQRFLIASTRDFKQPLMDMALRYGPVSGIRTRGRHMVVVSGHEAAEHVLIANQDNYTKGIEYELLRIILGEGLLTSEGETWRRQRRLVQPLFAKRRMGDFIGHMTAATGKELDGERFRSLLPGQVVDVSESMMALTLDVVGRALFGADLTGRTAGRVGRALTDVLSLGTKMTRRLPTYLLTLLPGMDLERAMALNPEGRRFHRSLTALREVIGDLLDERRALPEPGADLLGMMLSMVDEETGEPMTDDQISDELMTFVLAGHETTSNTLAWMWRRLSLNPAARDRLFEEIDSVVGDRVPSLEDLENLSWTRATIEETMRIDAPVWTVGRKATADDEIGGFHVPAGSSVMVLISMIHRDPAIWPNPEGFDPERFMPENRKSRPRHAFMPFGAGRRICVGSTFALTEATLITAMVAQRMRFDLPVCARVEAEAAITMRPRHGLPMKVMPRDVPERPGDGLTEPALRATIPG
- a CDS encoding MMPL family transporter, coding for MSDRLASLARVLAHHWKRSLAAALLSVVVIGALAGAAGSPPPDDFDIPGTESQRAYDLFTAHMPGLAGVDSTVVFYSPDGGLNRTDRAARIKRALREIKRQPNVMSVSDPFATKPALVSPDGKVTSTDVRWDMEFGEVDKTTYEQLRTAANVAAGDGIEVSMRGVVVDAGTQQEAPVGELIGVAVAIILLSLLFRSAAAMAATLFGALIGVMAGQMLLTILAAPLGLPEFARTIAVMLGLGAGIDYALLIIGRFREQSASGDSVRDAAAKSLATAGSAVLAAGLIVMVAIAGLLVVGVPLIGKMGVGAAIGVAAVVVSALTFLPIMMGAFAKRLKPKKAAHVKPSSGFESWGRLITARPWLSITGGVLVLLIFAYPVLDLRLGQPDDGNQPPSRTQRIAYDHVSEGFGPGSNGPFLIAVKTPDDSSRTAKQVAALRDDLVQTGNVAAVMPAEFSKDGQLAAIVLIPKTSPQDAATSDLLDRLRSEVIPKATAGTPLQAYIGGNTASFEDFSGKVADRLPVFIAFVIGLSVLLLMAAFRSIWIPLVSALFNLLSVGAAYGVVVAVFQEGIGASLIGSDSGVPIVSFIPVMLFAILFGLSMDYNVFLLSRIHEAYSEGDSPRDSVIHGLARIGKVVLFAGLIMASVFLAFVTQSDVVGKMMGLGLGLAIMIDVLFVRLVIAPAVVTLLGDRAWWFPAWLDRILPSVSLEGHLVANRDPKEPALTEAADQPAG
- a CDS encoding NAD-dependent succinate-semialdehyde dehydrogenase, with protein sequence MSMYAVVNPATGEQVKEYSTMTDAEVEAAMARSEQAFGQWSRGTTLDDRIAAVRRVAELHTERREELARIIGREMGKPMEQSLGEIDFCAAIYEYFCDNAPEFLKDEPIELLDGEGRALIRRGPIGPLLGIMPWNFPYYQVARFAGPNLILGNTIMLKPAPQCPESAEATQQMFDDAGVIDGAYQTVRATNDQVSVFIADPRVRAVSLTGSERAGAAVAEQAGRNLKKVVLELGGSDPFILLGSDDMDATVEAAVGARLDNSGQACNAAKRFIVTDELYDRFLEGFTAEMQGATYGDPADEETELGPLCSESASERLKDQLDRAVSQGAKVVAGGGNNGNYWESTVLVDVTPDNDAYREEFFGPIATVYRVADEEEAIKLANDTAFGLGSYVFTPDVAQAERVADRLDTGMVFVNGVGLDGAELPFGGVKRSGFGRELGPYGMDEFVNKKMIRIVE